One window from the genome of Thalassospira xiamenensis M-5 = DSM 17429 encodes:
- a CDS encoding AAA family ATPase produces the protein MANHLADKPILTLIRGLPGSGKSTLAAAICQITDAVHLEADQFMIDRNGNYRFDSRKLRDVHARCEAECDGHLSAGQSVVVSNTFSEIWEMQAYLDMAERHHAALQIIECHGRFGNIHGVPDDKINAMRKRWQQLPERYS, from the coding sequence ATGGCAAATCATTTGGCGGACAAACCGATATTAACCCTGATCCGGGGCCTTCCCGGATCAGGCAAATCAACCCTTGCCGCCGCGATTTGCCAGATAACCGATGCAGTCCATCTCGAAGCCGATCAGTTCATGATCGACCGCAACGGCAATTACCGGTTTGATAGCCGCAAACTGCGTGACGTTCATGCACGCTGCGAAGCCGAATGCGACGGGCATCTATCAGCCGGGCAAAGCGTTGTTGTTTCCAACACATTTAGTGAAATCTGGGAAATGCAGGCCTATCTCGACATGGCGGAACGCCACCATGCCGCATTGCAGATCATCGAATGCCATGGACGATTTGGCAATATCCATGGCGTCCCCGATGATAAAATCAACGCCATGCGCAAACGCTGGCAACAGCTTCCCGAACGTTATAGCTAA
- a CDS encoding DUF4197 domain-containing protein produces MRSLPPKPKTFTRLIVSASFLALMAGLSVDASAQSFFDKAKEALGSVTGNTTGSGSGSSSASMAGLSDETVSDALRQALDKGVEVVTTDLGVTDGFNADPVAHIPLPDSVKHAQSLLSAAGLGSYGEEIELRMNRAAEQTMRDAGDILADAVSRMTLEDAKGILDGPEDAATKYLRRVSGGDIESRLRPVIGEALAETGALQLYDQMMGQYDTLPMVPDIKASLSDHATDKAMDGLFYYIAKQEADIRNDPARWTTDVLKKVFSTVN; encoded by the coding sequence ATGCGATCACTGCCACCAAAACCCAAGACCTTTACCCGATTGATTGTGTCCGCGTCGTTTCTGGCCCTGATGGCCGGACTATCGGTCGATGCATCCGCGCAATCCTTTTTTGACAAGGCCAAGGAAGCACTTGGCAGCGTGACAGGGAACACGACTGGCAGCGGATCGGGCAGCAGTTCGGCGTCGATGGCGGGGTTATCCGATGAAACGGTTTCCGATGCCCTGCGTCAGGCGCTTGATAAGGGGGTTGAGGTTGTCACCACCGATCTTGGCGTGACGGATGGCTTCAATGCCGATCCGGTGGCGCATATTCCGCTGCCTGATAGCGTCAAGCATGCGCAATCCCTGCTAAGTGCTGCCGGGCTTGGCAGTTATGGCGAGGAAATTGAATTGCGAATGAACCGCGCGGCCGAACAGACCATGCGGGATGCCGGTGATATTCTCGCCGATGCCGTCAGTCGCATGACGCTTGAAGATGCCAAGGGTATTCTTGATGGGCCGGAAGATGCCGCGACGAAATATCTGCGCCGTGTATCGGGCGGGGATATCGAAAGCAGATTGCGGCCGGTAATTGGCGAAGCATTGGCCGAAACCGGCGCGTTGCAGCTTTATGATCAGATGATGGGGCAGTACGACACATTGCCGATGGTGCCCGATATCAAGGCATCACTTTCCGATCATGCCACCGACAAGGCGATGGATGGCCTGTTTTATTACATCGCAAAACAGGAAGCCGATATCCGCAACGACCCGGCGCGCTGGACAACGGATGTGTTGAAAAAGGTCTTTTCGACCGTGAACTGA
- a CDS encoding Re/Si-specific NAD(P)(+) transhydrogenase subunit alpha — protein sequence MKLAVPKEIWPGERRVAVTPDTVKKLIGLGFDVAIEAGAGINAAIPDDRFADAGATIAKTMKTTVKDADVILKVRPPVVDGKTDELAAYKKGAAIIALLDPYDRKDLIEKMAAAGVSSFAMELMPRISRAQSMDVLSSQSNLAGYRAVLDAAHEFGRIYPMMMTAAGTLPPARVVIVGAGVAGLQAIATAKRLGAVVSAFDVRPAVKEQVQSLGGTFIEVEDDAADGETAGGYAKEMSDEYKAKQAAKLKEVLAKTDIVITTALIPGRPAPEIVTADMVAGMKPGSVIIDLAAERGGNVAGAKLGETVVTDNGVKIIGPENITSSVATDATAMYAKNLLNFITLSVDKEKGTLAFNAEDQIIAETMLTRDGKVVHPKFGGEEVANG from the coding sequence ATGAAACTGGCCGTTCCAAAGGAAATATGGCCCGGGGAAAGGCGCGTTGCCGTTACACCAGATACCGTCAAGAAACTGATTGGTCTTGGGTTTGACGTTGCAATCGAAGCTGGTGCCGGAATTAACGCCGCGATACCGGATGATCGCTTTGCCGATGCTGGTGCAACCATTGCCAAAACGATGAAAACCACCGTCAAGGATGCCGATGTCATCCTGAAGGTGCGCCCGCCGGTTGTTGATGGAAAAACCGACGAGCTTGCCGCCTATAAAAAGGGTGCCGCCATCATTGCCTTGCTTGATCCCTATGATCGCAAGGATCTTATTGAAAAAATGGCGGCGGCGGGGGTTTCGTCCTTTGCGATGGAACTGATGCCGCGCATTTCGCGTGCCCAGTCGATGGATGTGCTATCGTCACAATCCAACCTGGCGGGGTATCGTGCGGTGCTTGATGCCGCCCATGAATTTGGCCGGATTTATCCGATGATGATGACAGCCGCGGGGACGTTGCCACCCGCACGCGTTGTTATCGTCGGGGCCGGTGTTGCCGGGCTTCAGGCGATTGCGACCGCCAAGCGCCTTGGTGCGGTGGTTTCCGCGTTTGATGTGCGCCCGGCAGTCAAGGAACAGGTTCAGTCACTTGGCGGGACGTTTATCGAGGTCGAAGACGACGCAGCCGATGGCGAAACCGCAGGCGGTTATGCCAAGGAAATGTCGGACGAATACAAGGCCAAACAGGCCGCCAAGCTTAAGGAAGTTCTGGCAAAGACCGATATCGTCATCACAACAGCATTGATTCCGGGCCGTCCGGCACCGGAAATCGTTACCGCCGACATGGTCGCGGGCATGAAGCCGGGATCGGTCATCATTGATCTTGCGGCTGAACGCGGTGGCAACGTTGCGGGTGCGAAACTTGGTGAAACGGTTGTGACCGATAATGGTGTGAAAATCATTGGCCCTGAAAACATCACCAGTTCCGTCGCAACCGATGCAACGGCGATGTATGCCAAAAACCTTCTGAATTTCATCACGCTGTCCGTTGACAAGGAAAAAGGCACGTTGGCCTTCAATGCCGAAGACCAGATTATTGCCGAAACCATGCTGACCCGTGATGGCAAGGTTGTTCATCCGAAATTCGGTGGTGAGGAGGTCGCAAATGGCTGA
- a CDS encoding NAD(P)(+) transhydrogenase (Re/Si-specific) subunit beta: MSENLSAFLYLVASVCFILSLRGLSSPETARNGNILGMVGMAIAILTTLASPEVVSYTTIIVGILLGGAIGTVIALKIKMTALPQLVAAFHSLVGLAAVFVAAAALYSPGAYGIGTAGNIGAASLIEMGLGVAIGAITFTGSLVAFGKLQGIVSGTPVRFTGQHMLNLAIAIGILVFGIIVVTTESHTAFWILVVLALVLGVTLIIPIGGADMPVVVSMLNSYSGWAACGIGFTLQNNALIITGALVGASGAILSYIMCKGMNRSIFNVIFGGFGTEGDAGPAVGTDGDRSVKSGSSDDAAFIMKNASSVIIVPGYGMAVAQAQHALREMGDILKAEGVNVRYAIHPVAGRMPGHMNVLLAEANVPYDDVLEMEEINRDFGTADVAFVIGANDITNPAAKTDPSSPIFGMPILEVEKAKTVLFIKRSMSAGYAGIQNELFFKDNTMMLFGDAKKMCEEIVMHLDE; encoded by the coding sequence ATGTCGGAAAACCTGTCGGCTTTCCTGTATCTGGTGGCGTCCGTCTGCTTCATTCTGTCGCTGCGCGGTCTGTCTTCACCGGAAACGGCACGTAACGGGAATATCCTTGGCATGGTGGGGATGGCGATTGCCATTCTGACCACCCTGGCATCACCCGAAGTCGTGTCTTATACCACTATCATTGTCGGCATTTTGCTTGGCGGGGCCATTGGTACGGTCATCGCGCTCAAGATCAAGATGACCGCATTGCCGCAACTTGTTGCCGCCTTCCACTCGCTGGTGGGTCTGGCAGCGGTGTTTGTTGCCGCCGCCGCCCTTTATTCGCCGGGTGCCTATGGCATTGGCACGGCGGGTAATATCGGGGCGGCCAGCCTGATTGAAATGGGCCTTGGCGTTGCCATCGGTGCCATTACCTTCACCGGCTCGCTTGTTGCCTTTGGCAAGTTGCAGGGGATCGTATCGGGTACGCCAGTTCGCTTTACCGGGCAGCATATGCTCAATCTTGCAATCGCAATCGGAATACTGGTGTTTGGCATCATCGTTGTGACCACCGAAAGCCACACGGCTTTCTGGATTCTGGTGGTGCTTGCTCTGGTGCTTGGCGTGACGCTGATCATTCCGATTGGCGGGGCGGACATGCCGGTTGTTGTTTCGATGCTGAACTCCTATTCGGGGTGGGCGGCATGCGGCATCGGCTTTACGCTTCAGAACAATGCCCTGATCATCACCGGCGCACTGGTTGGTGCATCGGGTGCGATCCTGTCCTACATCATGTGCAAGGGCATGAACCGGTCGATCTTTAACGTCATCTTTGGCGGCTTCGGGACCGAGGGCGATGCAGGCCCGGCGGTCGGAACCGATGGCGACCGTTCGGTCAAATCGGGCTCAAGCGACGATGCGGCCTTCATCATGAAAAACGCGTCGAGCGTGATCATCGTGCCGGGTTACGGCATGGCGGTCGCACAGGCCCAGCATGCGCTTCGTGAAATGGGCGATATCCTCAAGGCCGAGGGCGTTAACGTTCGCTATGCCATCCATCCGGTAGCGGGGCGTATGCCAGGCCACATGAACGTGCTTCTGGCCGAGGCGAATGTCCCCTATGACGACGTGCTTGAAATGGAAGAAATCAACCGCGATTTCGGCACGGCGGATGTGGCCTTTGTGATTGGTGCCAACGACATCACCAACCCGGCAGCCAAAACCGACCCGTCATCGCCGATTTTTGGCATGCCGATCCTTGAGGTCGAAAAAGCCAAAACCGTTCTGTTCATCAAGCGTTCAATGTCGGCAGGCTACGCCGGTATCCAGAACGAGCTGTTCTTCAAGGACAACACGATGATGCTGTTCGGTGACGCCAAAAAGATGTGCGAAGAGATTGTGATGCATCTCGACGAGTGA
- a CDS encoding AMP-dependent synthetase/ligase, producing MTNLQDYADWQNLPSMFFKQAEKYGDSPFLWTKDGETDEFVPTSWNDAADQVRALARSLYKIGVRPGDRVLLVSENRTEWSIADLAIMCVGALTVPAYTTNTERDHLHAIEDSGAGIAIISTKKLAQPFLHAALDSGRCRHAIMMEDWGQSFVGDITITRWEDMISQGRGLTDDIDAWVANIERDQLACLIYTSGTGGAPKGVMLSHGAILSNCMGAFDIIETLGIEEEVFLSFLPLSHSYEHTAGLYFPMSIGAQIYYAESLDRLAANLAEVRPTIMTAVPRLYEMLYQRMSRMVEKEGGFKQKLFNLTLKLGRKTYEKQPLSLIEKIQNFVCEILLRRKLRQRFGGRIKAMVSGGGPLNYELGVLFVSCGIRILQGYGQTEFAPVVSCNRAENNKLRTVGPPMVGAEAKIADDGEILLRGESMMKGYWNLPEVTAATIIDGWLHTGDIGKFDEEGSLVITDRKKDIIVNSGGDNISPQRIEGLLTLETEISQAMVYGDDKPYLVAVLWPDEDFMREFAKENGIENNIDLLGENEEFRKKIRTAVDHVNRRLSTIEKVRSFTFAESPFSIDNEMLTPSMKIRRHKIKAAYGQALDALYQRKRGGQ from the coding sequence ATGACGAATTTGCAGGATTATGCCGATTGGCAGAACTTGCCGTCGATGTTTTTCAAACAGGCTGAAAAATACGGGGATTCACCGTTCTTGTGGACCAAGGATGGTGAGACAGATGAGTTTGTCCCGACCAGCTGGAATGACGCCGCCGATCAGGTGCGCGCATTGGCGCGCTCACTTTATAAAATCGGGGTTCGCCCCGGTGATCGGGTTTTGCTGGTGTCGGAAAACCGCACCGAATGGAGTATTGCCGATCTGGCGATCATGTGTGTTGGTGCCCTGACCGTTCCCGCCTATACCACCAATACCGAACGCGATCATCTGCACGCGATCGAAGACAGCGGTGCAGGCATTGCCATCATATCGACCAAAAAACTCGCCCAGCCGTTCCTGCATGCCGCCCTTGATAGCGGGCGCTGCCGTCATGCGATCATGATGGAAGACTGGGGTCAAAGCTTTGTTGGCGACATTACCATCACCCGATGGGAAGATATGATTTCACAGGGGCGCGGACTGACCGATGATATCGATGCATGGGTTGCCAATATTGAACGCGATCAGCTTGCCTGCCTGATATACACATCCGGCACGGGCGGCGCGCCCAAGGGCGTTATGCTCAGCCACGGGGCGATCCTGTCAAACTGCATGGGGGCGTTTGATATCATCGAAACGCTGGGGATCGAGGAAGAGGTCTTCCTGTCCTTCCTGCCGCTGTCGCATTCCTACGAACATACCGCGGGCCTTTATTTTCCGATGAGCATCGGCGCACAGATCTATTACGCCGAAAGCCTTGATCGGCTCGCGGCAAACCTTGCCGAAGTCCGCCCAACCATCATGACGGCTGTACCGCGCCTTTATGAAATGCTCTATCAGCGCATGAGCCGCATGGTCGAAAAAGAAGGCGGCTTCAAGCAGAAGCTGTTTAACCTGACGCTCAAGCTTGGTCGCAAAACTTACGAAAAACAACCCCTCAGCCTGATCGAAAAAATCCAGAATTTCGTTTGCGAAATTCTTCTGCGCCGCAAATTGCGTCAGCGTTTCGGCGGCCGGATCAAGGCCATGGTATCAGGCGGCGGTCCTCTGAACTACGAACTGGGTGTATTGTTCGTCTCGTGCGGCATTCGTATCCTTCAGGGATATGGACAAACCGAATTTGCCCCGGTCGTGTCGTGCAACCGTGCCGAAAACAACAAATTGCGTACTGTTGGCCCGCCGATGGTCGGGGCCGAGGCGAAAATTGCCGATGACGGTGAAATCCTGCTGCGCGGCGAAAGCATGATGAAGGGGTACTGGAACCTGCCCGAAGTCACTGCTGCCACCATCATAGATGGCTGGCTGCATACCGGGGATATCGGCAAGTTCGACGAAGAAGGCAGCCTTGTTATTACGGACCGCAAAAAGGATATCATCGTCAATTCCGGGGGCGACAATATCTCGCCCCAACGGATCGAGGGTCTTCTGACGCTGGAAACCGAAATTTCCCAGGCGATGGTTTACGGCGACGACAAGCCCTACCTGGTTGCCGTACTGTGGCCAGACGAAGATTTCATGCGCGAATTCGCCAAGGAAAACGGAATCGAGAACAATATTGATCTCCTTGGCGAGAACGAGGAATTCCGCAAGAAAATCCGCACCGCGGTTGATCATGTCAATCGCCGTCTTTCGACGATTGAAAAGGTCAGAAGCTTTACCTTCGCCGAAAGCCCGTTCTCGATTGATAACGAGATGCTGACGCCATCAATGAAAATCCGCCGCCACAAGATCAAGGCGGCCTATGGTCAGGCTCTTGATGCCCTATATCAGCGCAAACGTGGCGGGCAGTAA
- a CDS encoding M3 family oligoendopeptidase has protein sequence MNATDKNLPTWDLTDLYNDPKDPAIRRDLDDAKARSDAFQKNYQGKLADLSGNELAAAIAEYEAISEVCGRIGSFAQLLYAGDSSDAAIGQFYQSVQEEMTSISSLSLFFGLEINRIEEEVLSTKYDESAALRRYRPWLDENRAFRPHQLSDEVEQVLHERRVAGSSAWVRLFDQTMADLRFPMNGEELTMSDVANMLSSTKVAERKAAAKSIGDVLGKNIKLLAHITNTLAKDKEIDDRLRKFATPVSARNLSNQVEDDVVEALNSAVASSHADLSHRYYRLKAKWFGVDQLDYWDRNAPLPDDDDRHIDWDTARKTVLKAYGEFSPELAEVGQKFFDNPWIDVPPRAGKSSGAFAHPTVPSAHPYLLLNYHGKTRDVMTLAHELGHGVHQVLAGEQGYFLSDTPLTLAETASVFGEMLTFQSMLRAETDPKMKRIMLAGKVEDMLNTVVRQIAFFEFEKRVHTKRREGELTVDEICEIWLAVQHESLGDAIRYEDEYKYYWSYIPHFIHSPFYVYAYAFGDCLVNSLYDVYENAEDGFQQKYFEMLKAGGTKRHQELLAPFGLDASDPAFWQRGLNMIKRMIDELEELS, from the coding sequence ATGAACGCGACCGACAAGAATTTGCCGACCTGGGATCTGACCGATCTCTATAACGATCCCAAAGACCCGGCCATCCGGCGTGATCTTGACGATGCCAAAGCCCGCTCGGACGCCTTCCAGAAAAACTATCAGGGCAAGCTTGCCGATCTTTCGGGGAATGAACTTGCAGCCGCAATTGCCGAATATGAAGCCATCAGTGAAGTCTGTGGCCGGATCGGATCATTTGCCCAACTGCTGTATGCAGGCGATAGCTCGGACGCTGCGATTGGTCAGTTCTATCAATCCGTTCAGGAAGAAATGACGAGCATTTCCAGCCTGTCGCTGTTCTTCGGTCTTGAAATCAACCGGATTGAGGAAGAGGTGCTTTCGACAAAATATGACGAAAGTGCCGCCCTTCGCCGCTATCGCCCGTGGCTTGATGAAAACCGTGCTTTCCGTCCGCACCAACTTTCGGACGAGGTCGAGCAGGTCCTGCATGAACGCCGCGTTGCCGGTTCAAGCGCATGGGTGCGTTTGTTCGATCAGACGATGGCCGATCTGCGTTTCCCGATGAATGGCGAAGAACTGACCATGTCGGATGTCGCCAATATGCTGTCTTCGACCAAGGTGGCGGAACGCAAGGCAGCGGCAAAATCGATTGGCGATGTGCTTGGAAAAAACATCAAGCTTCTGGCCCATATCACCAATACGCTGGCCAAGGACAAGGAAATTGACGACCGGCTGCGTAAATTCGCAACCCCCGTGTCGGCGCGCAACCTGTCAAACCAGGTCGAAGACGATGTTGTCGAGGCGCTGAATTCCGCAGTCGCCAGCAGCCATGCCGATCTGTCGCATCGGTATTACCGTCTGAAAGCCAAATGGTTTGGCGTTGATCAGCTTGATTACTGGGATCGCAATGCGCCGCTTCCAGATGATGATGATCGCCATATCGATTGGGACACGGCGCGTAAAACCGTCCTTAAGGCATATGGTGAATTTTCGCCCGAGCTTGCCGAAGTCGGTCAGAAATTTTTTGATAATCCGTGGATTGATGTGCCGCCGCGCGCCGGTAAATCATCGGGGGCCTTTGCCCATCCGACCGTGCCGTCAGCCCACCCGTACCTTCTGCTGAACTATCACGGCAAAACGCGCGACGTGATGACGCTGGCGCACGAACTTGGCCACGGGGTTCATCAGGTTCTTGCCGGGGAGCAGGGCTATTTCCTGTCTGACACGCCGCTGACCTTGGCGGAAACCGCGTCTGTTTTTGGTGAAATGCTGACCTTCCAGTCGATGCTGCGTGCGGAAACCGATCCGAAGATGAAACGCATCATGCTGGCTGGCAAGGTCGAGGATATGCTCAACACCGTCGTGCGCCAGATCGCGTTCTTTGAATTTGAAAAACGCGTTCATACCAAACGCCGCGAAGGTGAATTGACGGTCGATGAGATCTGCGAGATCTGGCTTGCCGTACAACATGAAAGTCTGGGTGATGCGATCCGGTACGAGGACGAGTACAAATATTACTGGTCCTATATCCCGCATTTCATCCATTCGCCGTTTTATGTTTACGCCTATGCGTTTGGCGATTGCCTCGTGAATTCGCTGTATGACGTTTATGAAAATGCCGAAGACGGTTTCCAGCAGAAATATTTCGAAATGCTGAAAGCCGGTGGCACCAAACGCCATCAGGAGCTGCTGGCACCGTTCGGTCTGGACGCCTCCGATCCGGCATTCTGGCAGCGCGGCCTTAACATGATCAAACGCATGATCGACGAGTTGGAGGAACTTTCCTGA
- a CDS encoding ABC1 kinase family protein, producing MSNDDEDFTAQNESNRFGGRVRRYAKVGASAGKLAARLATGKMFGGDIDHAKYAAELTSALGGLKGPLMKVAQILSTIPDALPKEYTQALATLQADAPSMGWLFVKRRMRTELGAGWQEKFADFSRDAVAAASLGQVHRATLDDGRTVACKLQYPDMSATVEADLKQLRAAFAIYRRYDSAIDAENIQLELTARLREELDYEREARNMQLYRHMVADENCAHVPEPVMDLTTKRLLTMTWQTGQKFQKFLDSDPSQEARNQVALNMFRAWYVPFYRYGVIHGDPHLGNYSLREDLSVNLLDFGCIRIFPPAFVNAVITLYEALRDKDEEKAVHAYQSWGFDNPSRELIDVLNIWAGFVYGPILDDRERRMDETNSVAYGAEVAGRVHSELRRVGGVKPPREFVLVDRAAVGLGAVFLRLDAHLNWYQIFNDLVGNFDADILARNQDAALSKVGLDRPEN from the coding sequence ATGAGCAATGACGACGAAGATTTCACCGCCCAAAACGAGAGCAATCGGTTCGGCGGGAGGGTTCGTCGTTATGCGAAGGTGGGGGCGTCGGCTGGAAAGCTGGCAGCACGCCTTGCCACGGGAAAAATGTTCGGCGGTGATATCGATCATGCGAAATATGCCGCCGAACTGACGTCCGCCTTGGGCGGGCTTAAGGGCCCGTTGATGAAGGTTGCGCAAATCCTGTCGACCATCCCCGATGCCCTGCCAAAGGAATATACCCAGGCACTGGCAACGCTTCAGGCGGACGCCCCCAGTATGGGATGGCTGTTTGTCAAACGCCGGATGCGCACCGAATTGGGGGCGGGATGGCAGGAAAAATTCGCCGATTTCAGCCGTGATGCGGTGGCCGCGGCATCGCTTGGGCAGGTTCATCGTGCCACACTTGATGATGGTCGAACGGTGGCCTGCAAGCTGCAATATCCCGATATGTCGGCGACAGTGGAAGCCGATCTTAAGCAGCTTCGCGCTGCCTTTGCGATCTATCGCCGGTATGACAGCGCGATTGATGCCGAAAATATCCAGTTGGAACTGACCGCGCGCCTGCGTGAGGAACTTGATTACGAACGCGAAGCCCGCAACATGCAGCTTTATCGCCATATGGTGGCGGATGAAAATTGCGCGCATGTGCCCGAACCGGTGATGGACCTTACGACCAAGCGGCTTCTGACCATGACGTGGCAGACTGGGCAGAAATTCCAGAAATTCCTTGATAGTGATCCGTCGCAGGAAGCACGCAATCAGGTGGCGCTGAACATGTTTCGCGCGTGGTATGTGCCATTTTATCGTTATGGCGTGATACATGGCGATCCGCATCTGGGGAACTATTCGCTGCGCGAAGATCTGTCGGTCAATCTGCTTGATTTCGGCTGTATCCGTATTTTCCCGCCTGCTTTCGTCAATGCCGTCATCACGCTTTATGAAGCATTGCGGGATAAGGACGAGGAAAAGGCGGTTCATGCCTATCAAAGCTGGGGATTCGATAACCCGTCACGAGAACTGATTGATGTTCTTAATATCTGGGCTGGTTTTGTGTATGGCCCGATCCTTGATGATCGCGAACGCCGGATGGATGAAACCAATTCGGTGGCCTATGGGGCGGAGGTCGCGGGCAGGGTGCACAGTGAGTTGCGCCGCGTCGGTGGGGTCAAGCCGCCGCGCGAATTTGTTCTGGTGGATCGTGCGGCCGTTGGGCTTGGTGCGGTGTTCCTGCGCCTTGATGCGCATCTGAACTGGTATCAGATATTCAACGATCTGGTCGGAAACTTTGATGCGGACATATTGGCCCGCAATCAGGATGCTGCCCTTTCCAAAGTCGGGCTGGATCGTCCAGAAAACTGA
- a CDS encoding NAD(P) transhydrogenase subunit alpha, producing the protein MADQSVTQNAAQNAAENANELRDAALGLAEKAAKLADSLANQAGDMASSANTVVHTSGVSPTVLGLTVFVLACFVGYYVVWKVTPALHSPLMAVTNAISSVIIVGALLAAGPIDMNLSKAMGFIAVVLASVNIFGGFIVAQRMLHMFKKKK; encoded by the coding sequence ATGGCTGATCAATCCGTAACCCAAAATGCGGCCCAGAATGCCGCCGAGAATGCCAACGAGCTGCGCGATGCGGCCCTTGGTCTGGCCGAAAAGGCCGCAAAGCTTGCCGATAGCCTTGCCAATCAGGCGGGCGATATGGCCAGCTCGGCCAACACGGTTGTCCATACAAGCGGTGTCAGCCCTACGGTGCTTGGCCTGACGGTGTTTGTTCTGGCCTGCTTTGTTGGCTATTACGTTGTGTGGAAAGTCACCCCGGCCCTTCATTCACCGTTGATGGCGGTGACCAATGCCATTTCATCGGTGATCATTGTTGGTGCGCTTCTGGCGGCTGGCCCGATTGATATGAACCTGTCCAAGGCGATGGGCTTCATTGCCGTGGTGCTGGCGTCGGTCAACATCTTTGGCGGTTTCATCGTCGCACAGCGCATGCTGCACATGTTCAAGAAAAAGAAGTAG